Within the bacterium genome, the region GGCGCGGCTCTTCCGCCGCCGCGTCATCGAGCTCGACGCCGCCCTGGTGATCGTCAGCCCGCCCGACGAGCACGGCTTCTGCTCGTTCGGCATCGAGGTGGGGGTCACCAAGCCGGCGGCCCTCGCCGCGCGGACGATCATCGCCGAGGTGAACCGCCGCATGCCGCGCACCCTCGGCGACAGCTTCATCCACGTCTCGAAGATCGACCGTTTCGTCGAGACCGACAACGATCTCGACGAGTTCCGGCCCGACCCGCCCACCGCGATCGAGCGGCGCATCGGGCAGCATGTGGCGGGCCTGATCCCCGACGGGGCCTGCCTGCAGCTCGGCCTCGGCGCCATCCCCAATGCCGTGCTGGAATTCCTCGGCGACCACCGCGACCTCGGCGTCCACACCGAGATGTTCACCGAGTCGCTGCCCGATCTGGTGCGGCGCGGCGTGGTCACCGGCGAGAAGAAGACGTTCCATCCGGGCAAGGTCGTGGCGGGGTTCGTCATGGCCACGCGCGAGGTGTACGACTTCGCCCACGACAACGCCCTGATCGAGTTCCATCCCACGGAGTACGTCAATCATCCCGTGAACATCGCCCGCAACGAGAACATGACGGCCGTGAACAGCGCCATCCAGGTCGACCTGACGGGGCAGGTGTGCAGCGACAGCATCGGCCAGCGGATTCACAGCGGTTTCGGCGGGCAGGCCGACTTCATGCGCGGGGCGGCCCTCGCGCGCGGCGGCCTGCCGGTGACGGCGCTGCCGTCGGTGACGAGCGACGGGAAGACTTCCCGCATCGTGCCGCTGCTCGATCCGGGCGCCGGGGTGGTGCTGACCCGCGCCGACGTGCACGTGGTGGTGACCGAGTACGGCGTGGCGCCCATGCTCGGCCGCAACGTGCGGCAGCGGGCCGAGGCCCTCATCGCCATCGCCCACCCGGATTTCCGGGAGGACCTGCTTGCCGCGGCCCATGCGCGGGGGCTGTACGGCCGACTCTTTCCCGGCGGGATCCCGGGCGGCGGCGACGCGGTGTGAATGCCGTCTAGGCGGGAGCGGTCAGCCAGTCGGTGAGGGCGGGCACGAGTTCCGCCATGGCCGCTGCGAGTTCGGCGGGGGCGCCCGACGGTTCGCGTTCGCGCGCCTTCAGCTCGTTCTCGAAGGCCCGCGCGGCGGCGTGGACGCGCGGCGCGCCCAGGTTGCCCGCCGTGCCGCGCAGGGCGTGGACCAGATGCAGGGCGAGGCCGAAATCGCGGTCGCCCAGGGCGGCGTCGATGCGGCTGACGTCGGCTCCGTGCTGCTCGATGAAGAGGCGCGCGAGCCGGCGCAGCAGAGCGGCGTTGCCGCCCATGTTGGCGAGGGTCGCGGCCAGGTCCAGGCCGGCGACGTCGGGCAGGGGGGCTGTGGTCGAGGTCATGCGCGTGCTCCCGGTCGGGGTCCGACACCCCTGATCGGACGGCTCGCCCGCTCGGTTGAGCGGATCCCCTCTGTTGACATTTTGTCTTTTCGGTGACAATTTGTCGCCGCAGGTGAGGCCCCTTTCCAACCCGGCCGGAGAACCATGAACGACGCGCACACACCGACCCCCGGACCGGCACCGACAGCCGGCGCCGACACCGCTCCCGAGAACGACGCCACGATCCTCGTGGTCGACGACGAGCCGGAACTGGGCCGGGCCCTGAGCAAGCTGCTCGGGCGGAACGGCTACCACGTGCTGACGGCCGGGAACGGCGAGGAGGGTCTCGCCCTGCTGCGCCAGAACGAGATCCATCTCGTGCTCACCGATCTGCAGATGCCGCGCATGGGGGGGCTGGACCTCCTGAAGGCCGGGCAGGTGGTGTCGCCGAGCACCGAGTTCGTCATCATCACCGGCCACGGCACCATCGAGACGGCGGTCGACGCCATGAAGTCGGGCGCCTACGATTTCATCGAGAAGCCGTTCAGCACCACGACCACGCTCAAGGTCGTGCGCAAGGCGCTGGAGAAGCAGAACCTCATCGCCGAGAACCGGCAGCTGCGCGAGAAGCTCGACGAGATGGAGGGGCTGAACTCGATCATCGGCAACAGCGACCCCATGCGCGCCGCCATCGACACCGCCCGCCAGGTGTCGCCGAGCAGCGCGACGATCCTGATCACCGGCGAGAGCGGGACCGGCAAGGAGGTCTTCGCCTCGGCCATCCATCGCTGGAGCGACCGGGCCAAGCGCACCATGGTGCGGGTCAGCTGCGCCGCCCTGCCGGAGACCCTTCTCGAGGCCGAACTCTTCGGCTACGAGAAGGGCGCCTTCACCGGGGCGGTGGCCCGCCGCCAGGGCCGCTTCGAGGCCGCCCACCGGGGCACGCTCTTCCTCGACGAGGTGGGGGAGATGACCCTCACCACCCAGGTCAAGCTCCTGCGGGTCCTGCAGGAGGGGGTCTTCGAACGTCTGGGCGGGCAGGAGGCCATCGAGGTCGACGTGCGGATCATCGCCGCGACCAACGCCGACCTCGAGCGCCGCGTGGCCGAGGGCACGTTCCGCGAGGACCTCTACTACCGCCTGAACGTCATCAATCTGGAATTGCCGTCGCTGCGCAGCCGCGGCGCCGACGTCGACCTGCTCGCCAACTACTTCCTGCGCAAGTACAACGACAAGAACGGCAAGAACCTGCAGGGCTACACGGCGGCGGCGCAGGAGGTGCTCGGGCGCTACGCCTGGCCGGGCAACGTGCGCGAGCTGGAAAACGCCATCGAACGGGCGGTCGTGCTCAGCAAGGGCTCTCTCGTCGACGTGGACGTGCTGCCGCCGGCGGTCGTCTCCGGGCGCCAGCGGGTCGATGCGGTGACGATCCCGGTGGGGACGCAGCTGCGCGACGCCGAGATGGCGCTGATCCAGGCCACCCTCGAGAGCGTCGACGGCGACAAGGAGACCGCGGCCAACATCCTGGGCATCGCGGCCCGCACGATCTACCGGAAAATGCAGTAAACAGGCGATTGGATGGCGCAGACGGCCTTTGGCCGCCTTGCTCCCCGCCCCGGTGCACACTATATTGGCGCCCACCGACGCGAGAGTGGCGAAACTGGCAGACGCGCAGGATTTAGGTTCCTGTGGGGCAACCCGTGGGGGTTCGAGTCCCCCCTCTCGCACCACGCTCAGAAAGACGAGGACCGGACCATGACCGAGAACCAGACCAACCCCGCCCCCCAGGGCCCCTTCAAGACGACCCTCGAGGCCCCCGAGAGCTGGAAGCGGGTGGTCAAGGCGGAGGTTTCGCGGGAGTACTACGACAGGGAGTACGCCGCGCGTCTGAAGAAGGCCGTCAAGAGCCACCAGAAGCCGGGCTTCCGCAAGGGGCGCACGCCCAGGGCCGTGGTCGAGAAGGAACTGGGCGGGTACCTGCGCATGGAGACGGTCGAGGCCCTGGTGCCGAAGGCCTGGATGAGCGCGGTGCTCGAGCACCGCCTCGCCCCGCTGACCGACCCGGCCCTGGAGAATCTCGAGTTCGGCGACGACGGCCCGCTGACCTTCGATCTCGTGGTCGAGGTGCGGCCCGAGATCGTCCTGGGCGACATCAACGAGATC harbors:
- a CDS encoding Hpt domain-containing protein, coding for MTSTTAPLPDVAGLDLAATLANMGGNAALLRRLARLFIEQHGADVSRIDAALGDRDFGLALHLVHALRGTAGNLGAPRVHAAARAFENELKAREREPSGAPAELAAAMAELVPALTDWLTAPA
- a CDS encoding sigma-54-dependent Fis family transcriptional regulator encodes the protein MNDAHTPTPGPAPTAGADTAPENDATILVVDDEPELGRALSKLLGRNGYHVLTAGNGEEGLALLRQNEIHLVLTDLQMPRMGGLDLLKAGQVVSPSTEFVIITGHGTIETAVDAMKSGAYDFIEKPFSTTTTLKVVRKALEKQNLIAENRQLREKLDEMEGLNSIIGNSDPMRAAIDTARQVSPSSATILITGESGTGKEVFASAIHRWSDRAKRTMVRVSCAALPETLLEAELFGYEKGAFTGAVARRQGRFEAAHRGTLFLDEVGEMTLTTQVKLLRVLQEGVFERLGGQEAIEVDVRIIAATNADLERRVAEGTFREDLYYRLNVINLELPSLRSRGADVDLLANYFLRKYNDKNGKNLQGYTAAAQEVLGRYAWPGNVRELENAIERAVVLSKGSLVDVDVLPPAVVSGRQRVDAVTIPVGTQLRDAEMALIQATLESVDGDKETAANILGIAARTIYRKMQ
- the tig gene encoding trigger factor — its product is MTENQTNPAPQGPFKTTLEAPESWKRVVKAEVSREYYDREYAARLKKAVKSHQKPGFRKGRTPRAVVEKELGGYLRMETVEALVPKAWMSAVLEHRLAPLTDPALENLEFGDDGPLTFDLVVEVRPEIVLGDINEIPVKKRAVEVTDADVDEVLARLQESRATFAPVERAAAEGDQITLDLVPGAWEGQADSGKVIADQRFVLGSPNNMEAFNTGLVGVKAGEEKTVEVSYAADHP
- a CDS encoding acetyl-CoA hydrolase/transferase family protein — protein: MSVYRERLCTAAEAVAGIASGQTVYLGSGCAAPHTLIEALTARAEELQDVEIIHHLTLGAAPYIAPEMKGHFRLNDCFVGANTREAVNEGRADYVPVHLHEMARLFRRRVIELDAALVIVSPPDEHGFCSFGIEVGVTKPAALAARTIIAEVNRRMPRTLGDSFIHVSKIDRFVETDNDLDEFRPDPPTAIERRIGQHVAGLIPDGACLQLGLGAIPNAVLEFLGDHRDLGVHTEMFTESLPDLVRRGVVTGEKKTFHPGKVVAGFVMATREVYDFAHDNALIEFHPTEYVNHPVNIARNENMTAVNSAIQVDLTGQVCSDSIGQRIHSGFGGQADFMRGAALARGGLPVTALPSVTSDGKTSRIVPLLDPGAGVVLTRADVHVVVTEYGVAPMLGRNVRQRAEALIAIAHPDFREDLLAAAHARGLYGRLFPGGIPGGGDAV